From one Notolabrus celidotus isolate fNotCel1 chromosome 2, fNotCel1.pri, whole genome shotgun sequence genomic stretch:
- the LOC117832597 gene encoding granzyme B-like — protein MQALHKLFLFCVLMSLGGNALGSEIINGKKTKQKSRLYMASVQSNHVHICGGFLISEDFVVTAAHCNTSNPTEVVLGTHNLNNVNGKQRYSVKKCIHPSYEDIASGNDIMLLKLAKKARLGKKSQIKPIKLTNKKMKLKEKKKCLVAGWGLTRTGGEVVDDLEEVEVPVINLEQCKKLWKNKLPAKVICAGGYNSENGFCQGDSGGPLVCDQKAVGVVSFNNGSYCDYPDLPNVYTDIFEFLPWIKGILKKKDC, from the exons ATGCAAGCTCTACACAAGCTCTTCCTTTTTTGTGTCCTGATGAGTCTGGGGGGAAATG CCCTTGGAAGTGAAATCATAAACGGCAAAAAGACCAAGCAGAAGTCTAGGCTTTACATGGCCTCAGTGCAGAGCAACCATGTTCATATCTGTGGAGGATTTCTCATCTCTGAAGACTTTGTGGTCACTGCAGCACACTGTAATACCAG TAATCCTACAGAAGTTGTTCTGGGCACTCATAATCTCAACAACGTCAATGGAAAGCAGAGATACTCTGTGAAGAAGTGCATACACCCATCGTATGAGGATATTGCATCTGGTAATGACATCATGCTCCTCAAA TTGGCAAAGAAAGCTCGCCTGGGTAAAAAAAGCCAAATCAAGCCAATCAAACTTAcgaacaaaaaaatgaaacttaaagagaaaaaaaagtgccttGTTGCTGGATGGGGTTTGACGAGAACCGGAGGTGAAGTTGTGGATGATCTGGAAGAGGTGGAAGTCCCTGTCATTAACCTGGAGCAGTGTAAGAaactgtggaaaaacaaacttcctGCTAAGGTAATCTGTGCAGGTGGATACAACTCAGAGAATGGATTCTGTCAG ggTGACTCTGGTGGTCCTTTGGTGTGCGACCAGAAGGCGGTGGGTGTTGTTTCCTTTAATAATGGTTCTTACTGTGACTACCCAGACCTCCCCAACGTCTACACCGACATTTTCGAATTCCTCCCCTGGATAAAAGGCATTCTCAAGAAAAAGGACTGCTAA